In Granulicella mallensis MP5ACTX8, the sequence TGCTCGGCGATATGCGGATCGGCGTGAAGCAATCGTTGATTGAAGAGGCGATTGCTGTGGCATCGGGCACTGAGGTGGCTGCGGTACGTCATGGTGTCATGCTGGAGGCGGACCTGGTGTGTGCCGTAGGGCGTGCTTTTGCAGGGACGCTGGCTGCGGCACGCATGACCCTGTTCCATCCCCTGGGGTTCATGCTGGCGTCGCCGGTGGAGACCCCCGAGGCTGCGGTGGAACGATTTACCGAAGCCCCCGCGAAGGAAAAGCCTGCGAAGGTTGCGAAGCCGAAGAAGGCACGGAAGAAGCGTGTTGGCGAGGACTTTGTCGATCTTGCTCCCGTGCAGGAGGTGGTCGCGAGGGATGCGCCAGAGGAGGGGCTCGCAGAGGATGCGCAGATCGAGGCATTGGCGAGCGGAGAGCTGTCTGCCGGGAGTTCTGGAGTGCTTGCCTTTCTGGAAGACAAGTATGACGGTATGCGGGCACAGGTGCATTGCGGTGATCCCTCGCAGCCGGGTCGTGTCGCGATCTACTCGCGCAATCGCGAGGACATTACGCAGAGCTTTCCGGAGCTTGCCGAAGCCTTCGCGCAGGTAGAGGAGCCCATGATTCTGGACGGAGAGATTCTGGGCTGGGATTTTGGAAAGTCGCAGGCGCTGCCGTTTGCGGTGATGGGGCAGAGAATCGGACGCAAGGTAGTGAGCGATGAAGTGCGTCGGCAGATTCCAGCCGTCTTCATGGCCTTCGACCTGCTCTTTGTGGGAGACGAGCTTTTGTTGCCTCTTCCGCTGACCAGGAGGCGCATGCTTCTGGAGGAAGTTGTAGCGCGATGGAGCGAGCATGCGCGTTCAGCTTTGGCCGCTGACTCGACTCGCAAGGCAGACCAGGCTGGATTGTTCTCGGAGACGGCTCCCGTTGCGGAACAGAAGACCCGATGGATGCTGTCACCCTCTCAACCTGTGACGGACGCGGCTGCCATCGACCAGGCGTACCGGGATGCGCGTGCACGAGCGAACGAAGGCGTGATGCTGAAGCGGGCCGACTCGGCGTATCTGCCGGGACGCCGTGGTCTGGCGTGGGTGAAGCTGAAGCGCGAACTCGCGACGCTGGATGTGGTCATTACCGGGGCGGAGTTCGGTCACGGCAAACGTGCGGGTTTGCTCTCTGACTATACCTTTGCCGTGCGGGGACAAGCTGGCCAATTGCTGAACGTTGGTAAAGCGTACTCTGGCCTGACCGATGCGGAGATCCTGGAGATGACCGCATGGCTTAAGGCCCACACGCTGGAGGATCGCGGATACTTTCGCACGGTCGAGCCGCAGATTGTGCTGGAGGTGGCCTTCAACAACATCATGCGGTCCTCGCGCCATGCCTCCGGTTTTGCGCTACGCTTTCCACGCATCCTGCATATCCGGCGGGACAAGCCGGTCAGTGAGATCGACACGCTGGAGCAGGTGGAGGCGGTGTATCAAACGCAGCCCGACCGGCCTGACGAGAGTCTTGAGGAGTAGTCGAAGGCAAGATTTACGCCAATGCAACATTCAATTCATAAGCTGAAATTATGTCTATGGATCGTCGTCACTTTCTCTCCCTTCTCGGGGCTGCTGGAACCGTTGCTACACTCGGCCATTCGCCGGTCGCCCAGGCTGAACCTGCTTCCGCTCAGGACTTCGACTTTATC encodes:
- a CDS encoding ATP-dependent DNA ligase codes for the protein MAFFVALATLAEKLSQEGSRLKKRAAIAEAIASLHAAAPESSDAGRFALYLAGQPFAENDARKLNAGGALLSRAVLTVAGADNAQLTAAYRRHGDLGAAAHDLLVAPHGKAPSTATLTLDDVADAFAAMAVARTTAARSSLVEGLLTRATAVEAKYLLKLMLGDMRIGVKQSLIEEAIAVASGTEVAAVRHGVMLEADLVCAVGRAFAGTLAAARMTLFHPLGFMLASPVETPEAAVERFTEAPAKEKPAKVAKPKKARKKRVGEDFVDLAPVQEVVARDAPEEGLAEDAQIEALASGELSAGSSGVLAFLEDKYDGMRAQVHCGDPSQPGRVAIYSRNREDITQSFPELAEAFAQVEEPMILDGEILGWDFGKSQALPFAVMGQRIGRKVVSDEVRRQIPAVFMAFDLLFVGDELLLPLPLTRRRMLLEEVVARWSEHARSALAADSTRKADQAGLFSETAPVAEQKTRWMLSPSQPVTDAAAIDQAYRDARARANEGVMLKRADSAYLPGRRGLAWVKLKRELATLDVVITGAEFGHGKRAGLLSDYTFAVRGQAGQLLNVGKAYSGLTDAEILEMTAWLKAHTLEDRGYFRTVEPQIVLEVAFNNIMRSSRHASGFALRFPRILHIRRDKPVSEIDTLEQVEAVYQTQPDRPDESLEE